From Miscanthus floridulus cultivar M001 chromosome 15, ASM1932011v1, whole genome shotgun sequence, the proteins below share one genomic window:
- the LOC136508221 gene encoding putative HVA22-like protein g: protein MLGELLSKILLLLFGYAMPAFECFKTVETRPNDAHMLRFWCQYWIIVAMVIAVESVISWMPMYSEMKLAFFVYLWYPKTKGSDVVYDTFLRPIVMQYEPNIEQRLLHLRAKSGQLISFYMKNFADKGTAFFMDVLRYVVSEKPEGSNAELRNKKSGWSPFATKRRPPSPPPEPLFDSNPDAALLAEALRGAIGAKPRRGSNDKHY, encoded by the exons ATGTTGGGGGAGCTCCTCTCCAAGATCCTGCT GCTCCTGTTCGGGTACGCCATGCCGGCGTTCGAGTGCTTCAAGACGGTGGAGACGCGCCCCAACGACGCCCACATGCTCCGCTTCTGGTGCCAGTACTG GATTATCGTGGCCATGGTGATAGCTGTTGAGAGCGTGATCTCTTG GATGCCAATGTATTCAGAAATGAAGCTAGCTTTCTTTGTCTACCTGTGGTACCCCAAAACTAAG GGAAGTGATGTTGTATATGACACCTTTCTTCGCCCCATAGTGATGCAATATGAACCGAACATCGAGCAGAGATTGCTCCATCTCAGGGCAAAATCTGGGCAGCTAATTTCCTTCTACATGAAGAATTTTGCGGATAAAGGAACAGCCTTCTTCATGGATGTCCTCCGTTATGTTGTATCTGAGAAACCTGAAGGATCCAATGCAGAG CTAAGGAACAAGAAGTCCGGCTGGAGCCCCTTCGCGACCAAGCGCCGgccaccatcgccgccgccggagccCCTCTTCGACAGCAACCCAGACGCCGCTTTGCTGGCCGAGGCCCTGCGCGGCGCCATTGGCGCCAAGCCCCGGCGAGGGTCCAACGACAAGCATTACTAG
- the LOC136508222 gene encoding uncharacterized protein — translation MPPAPAAVVPEPQKLSPSPTSQQCLRRPRSPLANGSAAGDFELRHWRTPQKRGAAPLPAAPRWASPPVIEIPNGANSDGDDDSNSSGGGGHGYTSLRDILSSPEYAAVGGSPGACGGIGGSGCGSYGDIHMIRHPLVKHAAYAYLQMTPSAREDPGRRGRRWRSPLCRLLLGCLSFIGALFRP, via the coding sequence ATGCCGCCGGCGCCAGCAGCCGTCGTGCCGGAGCCGCAGAAGCTTTCGCCGTCGCCGACGTCGCAGCAGTGCCTCCGCCGGCCGCGCTCGCCGCTCGCCAACGGCTCGGCCGCCGGCGACTTCGAGCTGCGGCATTGGCGCACGCCCCAGAAGCGCGGCGCGGCGCCGTTGCCGGCCGCGCCGCGGTGGGCCTCGCCGCCCGTGATCGAGATACCCAACGGCGCCAacagcgacggcgacgacgatagCAACAGCAGCGGCGGCGGGGGGCACGGGTACACCAGCCTCCGGGACATCCTGTCGTCGCCGGAGTACGCCGCGGTGGGTGGCTCGCCCGGGGCCTGCGGCGGCATCGGCGGCAGCGGGTGCGGCAGCTACGGGGACATACACATGATCCGGCACCCGCTGGTGAAGCACGCCGCGTACGCGTACCTGCAGATGACGCCGTCCGCGAGGGAGGACCCCGGCCGCCGCGGCCGGCGCTGGCGCAGCCCGCTCTGCCGCCTGCTGCTCGGCTGCCTGAGCTTCATCGGGGCGCTCTTCCGGCCTTGA